In Synechococcus sp. CB0101, a genomic segment contains:
- a CDS encoding outer membrane protein → MLVALTVTATNGVPSAYAQDDLGDQPAQIAGDTSGFYVTGAAGANWPTMRTNSGDLGTFEEFSNPGIALELGAGYDFGAIRLEATYALDTSYLKGYNSVDGIYFDYSSGGRTQMNSAFLSGYWDLLASKSWSPYLGAGIGYSHLYVQPFAEPGRSYAGVSQSLLGYQFKAGVSVDIGADDALFAEAVYRGTSRFSTNDGFATWNNGSFGSWGGQLGVRIGL, encoded by the coding sequence TTGCTGGTTGCTCTCACCGTGACTGCAACCAATGGTGTTCCGTCCGCCTATGCCCAGGACGACCTTGGTGATCAGCCCGCACAGATAGCAGGAGACACCTCTGGATTTTATGTAACCGGAGCCGCTGGCGCTAATTGGCCGACTATGCGCACCAACTCTGGAGACCTGGGCACCTTTGAGGAGTTCTCAAACCCTGGAATCGCTTTGGAATTGGGTGCGGGCTATGACTTTGGCGCCATTCGTCTCGAGGCCACCTATGCCTTGGATACCAGTTATCTCAAGGGCTACAACAGTGTGGATGGGATTTATTTTGACTACTCTTCCGGAGGGCGTACCCAGATGAACTCTGCCTTTCTGAGTGGCTACTGGGATCTTCTTGCCTCCAAGAGCTGGTCTCCCTATCTGGGTGCAGGGATTGGATACTCCCATCTCTACGTTCAGCCTTTTGCTGAGCCTGGCCGGTCTTATGCAGGTGTCTCGCAATCCTTGTTGGGGTATCAGTTTAAAGCGGGTGTATCTGTGGATATCGGTGCTGATGACGCGTTATTTGCGGAAGCTGTGTACCGAGGCACTTCTCGGTTCTCAACCAATGATGGATTCGCAACCTGGAACAACGGTTCCTTTGGCAGTTGGGGTGGTCAACTTGGCGTCCGTATTGGCCTCTGA
- a CDS encoding IS5 family transposase — MGGKQLGFTDYELTTAKKRTKREKFLSEMEAVVPWQALIDLIEPHYPKASKKGGRPPYPLATMLRIHLLQQWYSLSDPAMEEALIEVPTMRRFAGIELISDRIPDETTILTFRHLLEKHGLGEQIFDTVKALLAARGVTMRQGTIVDATLIAAPSSTKNKDGKRDPEMHQTKKGNQWYFGMKVHAGVDKDSGLIHSVVVTAANVHDLTPAAELLHGDEEVVYGDAGYQGIAKRPEMAGKTAEFRVAMRPGTRRALPDTPDGRVQDLIETAKAHIRSKVEHPFRVIKQQFGFQKTRLRGLAKNRCKINVLAALSNLYQARRQLLATV, encoded by the coding sequence ATGGGCGGCAAGCAGCTCGGTTTCACGGACTATGAGCTGACCACGGCCAAGAAGCGCACCAAGCGCGAGAAATTTCTCTCCGAGATGGAGGCTGTGGTGCCTTGGCAGGCACTCATCGATCTGATCGAGCCGCACTACCCCAAGGCGAGCAAGAAAGGCGGCAGGCCTCCCTATCCGCTGGCAACGATGCTGCGCATTCATCTGCTGCAGCAGTGGTACTCCCTCAGCGATCCGGCCATGGAAGAGGCCTTGATCGAGGTGCCCACCATGCGCCGCTTTGCCGGCATCGAGCTGATCAGCGATCGGATCCCGGACGAGACCACGATCCTCACGTTCCGCCATCTGCTTGAGAAGCATGGGCTGGGTGAGCAGATTTTTGACACCGTCAAAGCGCTCCTGGCCGCTCGGGGCGTAACCATGCGTCAGGGCACGATCGTCGATGCCACCTTGATCGCAGCGCCCAGCTCCACCAAGAACAAAGATGGGAAGCGGGATCCGGAGATGCACCAGACCAAAAAGGGCAACCAGTGGTACTTCGGCATGAAGGTCCACGCCGGCGTTGACAAGGACTCAGGCCTGATCCATTCGGTTGTCGTCACCGCCGCCAACGTGCACGACCTCACCCCGGCAGCTGAGCTACTGCATGGAGATGAGGAGGTGGTGTACGGCGATGCTGGCTACCAGGGCATCGCCAAGAGACCAGAAATGGCTGGCAAGACAGCGGAGTTCAGAGTGGCGATGCGGCCCGGCACGCGCAGGGCTCTTCCTGACACCCCGGATGGGAGGGTGCAGGATCTGATCGAGACGGCCAAAGCTCACATCCGCTCCAAGGTTGAGCATCCCTTCCGTGTGATCAAGCAGCAGTTCGGCTTTCAAAAGACCCGGCTGCGAGGCTTGGCCAAGAACCGCTGCAAAATCAACGTGCTTGCGGCACTGTCGAATCTGTACCAGGCCCGACGACAATTACTCGCGACAGTGTGA
- the istA gene encoding IS21 family transposase translates to MTVATATGAIGTRATVQLATELAATELQSALLQAITGLTQLVSQLSQQFPIAQPAATAEPWMEERPAQASQPTCVPNLSPLWDELSVVELRSLLRSYPIDRTSLPAACQATAKTGPAATRKLVHPVERARPDDTVSAGASSLEPMAAEMPVQTPQDVEAMQRLSAAGWGRRRIARELGCSPETVRKYLRQGGWQPYGKPCRTSVLDGQREWLRQRFLAHRGNADVLRQELASEKGIKVSLRTVERAVEPWRRELRNAAVATVRFETPPGRQLQADFGQCVVRIGGERVRVHLAVLTLGYSRRLLVRAFRSEKQDHWLSTLEEGFRHWGGVPQEVLVDNARALVSQHDPERQILVFAQRLEQFASYWGFKPRACRPYRARTKGKDERGVAYVKRNAMAGREFSSWAELEAHLVRWTREVADLRVHGTTGEAPLERFMRAEAQALQPLEAKPSFLAERELVRVVHSDCCVEVEANWYSAPQALIRQRVSVLVRDQQVLIRHGGRIVAEHRRQRPGSRSRQVIDGHWDGLVPQRQRREAVRSLRDTSERCDQEQEQEQERRMVRSSELARPLAVYAELIGEVAA, encoded by the coding sequence ATGACTGTTGCCACTGCCACCGGTGCCATCGGCACCCGCGCCACTGTGCAGCTCGCGACTGAGCTGGCCGCCACCGAGCTCCAAAGCGCCCTGCTCCAGGCCATCACCGGCCTGACCCAACTGGTGAGCCAGCTCAGCCAGCAGTTCCCCATCGCCCAGCCCGCTGCGACAGCTGAGCCCTGGATGGAGGAACGGCCCGCCCAGGCAAGCCAGCCGACATGCGTGCCCAACCTCTCCCCCCTCTGGGATGAGCTCTCCGTCGTCGAACTCCGCTCCCTCCTGCGCAGCTACCCGATCGATCGCACCTCACTCCCCGCCGCCTGTCAGGCGACAGCAAAAACTGGTCCGGCGGCGACACGAAAACTGGTCCACCCTGTGGAGCGAGCCAGGCCTGACGACACGGTGAGCGCAGGGGCGTCATCTCTGGAGCCGATGGCTGCGGAGATGCCGGTGCAGACCCCTCAGGATGTGGAGGCGATGCAGCGGCTTTCGGCAGCAGGCTGGGGCCGTAGACGGATTGCCCGGGAACTGGGCTGTTCGCCGGAGACGGTGCGCAAGTACCTACGGCAGGGTGGCTGGCAGCCCTATGGCAAGCCCTGCCGCACCTCGGTTCTCGATGGTCAACGGGAGTGGCTGCGGCAGCGATTTCTGGCCCACCGCGGCAATGCCGACGTGCTGCGGCAGGAGTTGGCCAGTGAGAAGGGAATCAAGGTGAGCCTGCGCACGGTGGAGCGTGCGGTTGAGCCATGGCGGCGTGAGCTGCGCAACGCAGCTGTGGCGACGGTGCGGTTTGAGACGCCACCGGGCCGGCAGCTGCAGGCGGACTTTGGCCAGTGCGTGGTGCGTATTGGCGGCGAGCGGGTGCGGGTGCACCTGGCGGTGCTCACCTTGGGATACTCCAGGCGACTGTTGGTGCGGGCGTTCCGCAGCGAGAAGCAGGACCACTGGCTCTCAACCCTGGAGGAGGGGTTCCGGCACTGGGGCGGTGTGCCTCAGGAGGTGCTCGTGGATAACGCTCGCGCCCTGGTGAGTCAGCACGATCCGGAACGACAGATCCTGGTGTTTGCCCAGCGGCTTGAGCAGTTCGCCAGCTACTGGGGGTTCAAGCCCCGCGCCTGCCGGCCGTACCGGGCCAGGACGAAAGGCAAAGACGAACGTGGGGTGGCGTACGTCAAACGCAACGCCATGGCCGGGCGGGAGTTCAGCAGCTGGGCGGAGCTGGAGGCCCATCTGGTGCGCTGGACCCGTGAGGTCGCTGACCTGAGGGTGCATGGCACCACGGGTGAGGCGCCGCTGGAGCGGTTTATGCGCGCAGAAGCCCAGGCCTTGCAGCCGCTGGAGGCCAAGCCGTCCTTCTTGGCAGAGCGGGAGCTGGTGCGCGTTGTGCACAGCGACTGCTGCGTGGAAGTGGAAGCGAACTGGTATTCGGCGCCGCAGGCGCTGATCCGCCAGCGGGTGAGCGTGCTGGTGCGCGATCAACAGGTTCTGATCCGCCATGGCGGCAGGATCGTGGCTGAGCACAGGCGTCAGCGGCCTGGTAGCCGTAGCCGCCAGGTGATCGACGGCCATTGGGATGGCCTGGTGCCGCAACGGCAGCGGCGCGAGGCGGTGCGTTCGCTGCGGGACACCAGCGAGCGTTGTGATCAAGAACAGGAGCAAGAGCAGGAGCGGCGCATGGTTCGCAGCTCTGAACTGGCCCGGCCTCTGGCCGTCTATGCCGAGCTGATCGGTGAGGTAGCGGCATGA
- a CDS encoding DUF433 domain-containing protein has product MDLLDRITIDPAIRFGKPCVRGTRLTVGDVLGTLAAGCSETELLEDFPQLSHEDVLACMAFAAERERTLMVSTGVG; this is encoded by the coding sequence ATGGATCTGCTTGATCGCATCACCATCGACCCCGCCATCCGGTTTGGTAAGCCCTGCGTGCGGGGGACCCGACTCACGGTTGGAGATGTTCTGGGCACCCTGGCCGCCGGGTGCAGTGAAACCGAGCTGCTTGAGGACTTCCCACAGCTCAGCCATGAAGATGTGTTGGCTTGCATGGCCTTTGCCGCTGAACGTGAACGCACCTTGATGGTGTCCACGGGGGTGGGTTGA
- a CDS encoding sigma factor, whose product MSKRCLRRPMTSEQRAFACQHLGLAHQQAHRFARRWSMSVDDLIGPAYEGLCKGAIGFDPTLGHRPSSYLVPKVKGELLHYLRDTGFSLRISHRLRELWIKARKHVAQGLTDQQIADRLNVPLQRWLECRHACGHRPVPLQEELMRSGD is encoded by the coding sequence ATGTCCAAACGCTGTCTGCGCCGGCCGATGACCAGTGAGCAGCGGGCCTTTGCCTGCCAACACCTGGGCCTGGCGCATCAACAGGCGCATCGCTTTGCTCGCCGCTGGTCGATGTCAGTCGACGACCTGATCGGCCCCGCCTACGAGGGTCTTTGTAAGGGCGCTATTGGCTTTGATCCCACGCTCGGTCATCGCCCCTCCAGCTATCTCGTCCCCAAGGTGAAAGGCGAGTTGCTGCACTACCTGCGCGACACGGGCTTCTCGCTGCGCATCAGCCACCGGCTGCGGGAGCTGTGGATTAAGGCCCGCAAACACGTGGCACAGGGACTCACAGACCAACAAATCGCGGATCGACTGAATGTGCCTTTGCAGCGTTGGCTGGAGTGCCGGCACGCCTGTGGACATCGGCCAGTGCCGCTGCAGGAGGAGCTGATGCGTTCAGGGGATTGA
- a CDS encoding sigma-70 family RNA polymerase sigma factor: MPPRHAPVASTVKTWLNTSSAHRPLCERTVMELSRRIQRWQQHPDGPSHAPKPVRRSALRAREQLVRHNLGLVAHTWGRHRCSLPAHDDTTADALQEAALNLVRAAEKFDPAKGYRFSTYATFWVRRGFTEFEQRAKRAIRFPAEKAAVVLKALRLSQQHQASTGDEPSLEWLAAQLKFDGKAMSAEQLAEFIRQWDATRTGSLDGAEDDGDEKGGCTRLDLASLQQAAEQQQTQEPDPQHAALPQLMSCLDEQEHRLIRNRYLRRPPLSPCQLRRSMGGMQGERLEQLEATALDKLRQAATEHNLKIQL, from the coding sequence ATGCCCCCTCGTCATGCCCCCGTTGCCTCCACCGTGAAGACCTGGCTGAACACCAGCAGTGCCCATCGCCCGCTGTGCGAGCGCACAGTGATGGAACTCTCCCGCCGCATCCAGCGCTGGCAGCAACACCCCGATGGCCCCAGCCACGCCCCCAAGCCCGTGCGCCGCAGTGCCTTGCGGGCGCGGGAGCAACTGGTGCGCCACAACCTCGGCCTGGTGGCTCACACCTGGGGCCGCCACCGCTGCAGCCTGCCCGCCCATGACGACACCACGGCCGATGCGCTGCAGGAAGCCGCGCTGAATCTGGTGCGCGCAGCCGAGAAATTTGATCCGGCCAAGGGCTATCGGTTCTCCACCTACGCCACCTTCTGGGTGCGGCGGGGTTTCACCGAGTTCGAACAACGGGCCAAGCGCGCAATCCGCTTCCCGGCAGAGAAAGCAGCGGTGGTGCTCAAGGCCCTGCGATTGAGCCAACAACATCAGGCCAGCACGGGCGATGAACCCTCGCTGGAGTGGTTGGCCGCCCAGCTCAAGTTCGATGGCAAAGCGATGAGCGCGGAGCAGCTGGCGGAGTTCATCCGCCAGTGGGATGCCACCCGCACCGGATCTCTGGATGGCGCAGAGGACGATGGCGACGAGAAGGGTGGTTGCACCCGACTTGATCTGGCCTCCCTGCAGCAAGCAGCCGAACAGCAGCAGACACAAGAGCCCGACCCACAACACGCGGCCCTGCCGCAGTTGATGAGCTGCCTGGATGAACAGGAGCACCGCCTGATTCGCAACCGCTACCTGCGCCGGCCGCCTCTGAGCCCCTGTCAGCTGCGCCGCTCGATGGGCGGGATGCAGGGCGAGCGACTGGAGCAGTTGGAAGCAACCGCCCTGGACAAGTTGCGCCAGGCCGCCACCGAGCACAACCTCAAGATTCAGCTCTGA
- a CDS encoding LuxR C-terminal-related transcriptional regulator, producing the protein MRDTAALLLPQLQFSASSTAELLALPLPETGKLLVLCDDDSPDGGAAELMTQLRERHGAKRCRFLLCLDTAIGGERLVRLWRLRPDGISCRESCGSGRLLQCVAVLLRNGRYEDPQLSDRIRQLLANTPLQEEAVVLSVKEEQLVRLVAGGRSTREIASQLQVRTDTVRRRLSALYGKTGARSQGGLLVWGLEHGVLRQPDLACGLHQRPGQDHGAAAVGNRHRSGAIHR; encoded by the coding sequence ATGCGCGACACCGCAGCTCTGCTCTTGCCGCAGCTGCAATTCAGTGCCAGCTCCACCGCGGAACTCCTTGCGCTGCCGCTACCTGAAACAGGGAAGTTGCTGGTGCTCTGCGATGACGACAGCCCCGATGGCGGGGCCGCAGAGCTGATGACACAACTGCGCGAGCGCCACGGCGCCAAGCGGTGCCGCTTCCTGCTGTGCCTCGATACCGCGATCGGCGGTGAACGGCTGGTGCGGCTCTGGCGATTGAGGCCCGATGGGATCAGTTGCCGCGAGAGCTGCGGCAGTGGCCGCCTGCTCCAGTGCGTAGCTGTGCTCCTACGCAACGGCCGCTACGAAGACCCGCAGCTCTCTGATCGCATCCGCCAACTGCTCGCCAACACGCCGCTGCAAGAAGAAGCCGTTGTGCTGTCTGTGAAAGAGGAGCAACTGGTGCGCCTGGTGGCCGGCGGCCGCAGCACCCGCGAGATCGCCTCACAACTGCAGGTGCGCACCGACACGGTGCGGCGCCGGCTCAGTGCCTTGTACGGCAAAACAGGAGCCCGCAGCCAAGGCGGACTCCTGGTGTGGGGCCTCGAGCACGGGGTGCTCAGGCAGCCAGATCTGGCCTGCGGATTGCATCAAAGGCCGGGGCAAGACCATGGCGCCGCGGCAGTTGGCAACAGGCACAGGAGCGGGGCTATCCATCGCTGA
- a CDS encoding DUF5615 family PIN-like protein, which yields MSIKLLLDENLSERLLPRLSEAFPDSSHIRILGLGGVDDRSVWEQARAGGYLLLTKDDDFLGMSLSLGWPPKVICLAIGNASNAATAQLILSRLEEIRYFNDHPEAGFLLLKPAS from the coding sequence TTGAGCATCAAGCTGCTTCTCGACGAAAACCTTTCTGAGCGTTTGCTTCCACGACTCAGCGAAGCGTTTCCAGATTCGAGCCACATCCGCATCCTTGGCCTGGGCGGTGTCGATGACCGTTCGGTGTGGGAGCAAGCAAGAGCCGGGGGCTATCTGCTGCTGACCAAGGATGACGATTTCCTTGGAATGAGTCTGAGCCTCGGCTGGCCCCCGAAGGTGATCTGCCTGGCCATTGGCAATGCCTCGAATGCAGCCACGGCCCAACTGATCCTTTCAAGGCTGGAGGAGATTCGCTACTTCAACGACCATCCAGAGGCCGGCTTCCTTCTGCTCAAGCCAGCCTCTTGA
- the istB gene encoding IS21-like element helper ATPase IstB: MSTNPRNRSTPITPPVPTEELEAMLTRLRLPAIRDRLDALLEEAARREMNLREALTWLCTAEVARKDQLRMEMALRLARFPYVRTLEAFDFEAQPSIDPAQIRELATCRWVANGDTLLLLGPPGVGKTHLAVALGREAVRLGHSVQYVGAMELITALAKAQAQHALEARLTQYAKTRLLIIDELGYLPLEPNAAYLFFQLISRCYQRGSVLITSNRPVMEWGEVFGDQVVATAILDRLLHHSHVLTIRGDSYRLKGKRRSGLIRPQAGGSSSQDSAGLQPPPPSEEA; this comes from the coding sequence ATGAGCACCAACCCGCGCAACCGATCCACACCCATCACGCCACCGGTGCCGACCGAGGAGCTGGAGGCGATGCTTACCCGCCTGCGGCTACCGGCCATCCGCGATCGCCTCGATGCGCTCCTGGAGGAGGCGGCAAGGCGGGAGATGAACCTGCGTGAGGCGCTGACCTGGCTCTGCACAGCTGAGGTGGCTCGCAAGGACCAGCTGCGGATGGAAATGGCGCTGCGGCTGGCGCGCTTTCCGTATGTGCGGACGCTGGAGGCATTTGATTTCGAGGCTCAGCCGTCGATCGATCCGGCCCAAATCCGCGAGCTGGCCACCTGCCGTTGGGTGGCCAACGGCGACACCTTGCTACTGCTCGGACCGCCGGGTGTGGGTAAGACCCACTTGGCCGTGGCACTGGGCCGGGAGGCGGTGCGGCTCGGTCACAGCGTCCAGTACGTCGGTGCGATGGAGCTGATCACAGCCCTGGCCAAAGCCCAGGCGCAGCACGCCCTGGAAGCAAGGCTGACGCAGTACGCCAAAACCCGGCTGCTGATCATCGATGAGCTCGGCTACCTGCCGCTTGAGCCGAACGCGGCCTATCTGTTCTTCCAGCTGATCTCCCGCTGCTACCAGCGCGGCAGCGTGTTGATCACCTCCAACCGCCCCGTCATGGAGTGGGGCGAGGTGTTTGGTGATCAGGTGGTTGCCACGGCAATCCTCGATCGGCTGCTGCACCACAGCCACGTGCTGACGATCCGGGGCGACAGCTACCGGCTCAAAGGGAAACGTCGCAGCGGTCTCATCCGCCCGCAGGCGGGCGGTTCCTCCTCACAGGACAGCGCTGGCCTACAGCCACCGCCGCCCAGTGAGGAGGCCTGA